The following proteins are encoded in a genomic region of Liolophura sinensis isolate JHLJ2023 chromosome 5, CUHK_Ljap_v2, whole genome shotgun sequence:
- the LOC135466054 gene encoding LOW QUALITY PROTEIN: calmodulin-binding transcription activator 2-like (The sequence of the model RefSeq protein was modified relative to this genomic sequence to represent the inferred CDS: deleted 1 base in 1 codon) — translation MEETKASTTQESMRIQLPKALQDLPLAKELCSSKQSWNSNEEIASLLIAFEKHKEWKQREIRIRPPSGSMLLYSRNKVRYRKDGYSWKKRKDGKTIREDHMKLKVQGVECIYGSYVHSAVLPTFHRRCYWLLQNPDIVLVHYLNVPYTDNTKLTIPTLSYYMEKKEWTKEELVDQLRPMFYTGREPNQGNEQSAEETIAVIVKQLLDHQEKHMKSKLHKCDALCDKNCSLRRITPKRENSLTGSVVNSRLVSILHQNPQHSQTVSSAQVCPSTNGIVMAPSSTQPVATVTTLSDQVPTAGTPLILNLSNFQGSNGIIIVSGQSNTPISIINSAPTQEPPINSTGQLQVSGPMTTSPKHPADVQVVKGQVETSGNVPMQIGSSSDDLDSVGPALAGKVDPVSLFGTTDFVLPQGVLHTSFSTDLSGTQSDLAVSTADHSCTSGIASSTCDAFKSELPFPSTSDLSLDNFDLLDFADMDKLCPGWSDTCADVATDTIPQSSFPMVADDKPASLLGSATCLPNQSMAQQQASAQVHPPHQNHASLHIHAPSQLQLEEASHHQHIAPQSSLTLRRTPLHDAHLQAVQLSGQSNLFAQPHITPEQANPDQQQEQQLHTSSCQSLQPHPHILQAEPTSLCQGLANAHQQPKDNVVHSAVNIKEEGEGSCVKLGKGDNLVTITDFSPDWSYAEGGTKVLVTGPWLTASSNYYCLFDNKSIAATLVQPGVLRCFAPAHAPGLVTLRVAMGDGVISNSVVFEYKRSEKRESTPAHGDWFSIDESQLQLMLLDRFEQLEKRLGSSCSSKEAPGPSELPEKPTDSEAQLMRYCNFLRVRPWLTSDPIPKLGITGGTLLHLAAALGYHKLIDQLIKWRSESGSAVLSAEVDAQDLDNFSATPLMWACARGHVDCALFLYHWSSEAVKLCNKAGQSASDVARENGHLHLADLLDSLEQDTIMQTDSAQLGLDGSLPGLASFILDSPPKEDSCPLPQKPVIAPHPQTSYEASPGTSAPLTSLHIDIPAPAPYHAQSKLVRRFSEQSGTSMLRRRLNKRFSMEVFPDSTLTDSDFCSNQDMTAPQSLRIANSEPDLGANVNALSGGDNPMISEHCPEATSPDLFLHTDSLLGIHRLADPDDTVFSMGTRGFPLLTSQQVSSGNQVVAMDTDEISSVRSDSPFIDVEKVSSDDDEIPHLVDQAANLGEGTSADGQNQMVTLANQIIAAMPERIKSSPSCCDEGVVTECHRGRSESHSSITSQSSPPASLYGDDSGISTPLGEGLSFEDYRYRDIDTPASSLSPDSTCLPSPYSPYNFQLDSPPPTTADFNEYFNAPTTYMEKDFSQLTLSDHEQRKLYEAAKLIQNAFRIYRDKQQQQQQLQKEIEAAILIQSYYRRYKQYIYYKKMTQAAVLIQSQFRSYSAQKRYKKSRDAAVVIQNQYRTYKQHERFKKSRNAAVIIQQRFRNHYQRKQNQEMASNLLQMASESNDNSPVRDANTSARDGTPAADTESKKTTKTSEAAKKKTPSLLRSSSTGKAKSSLKLDPDLKRPGAKPDSQKSSLSKGDNAELSKPVRRASSLSKT, via the exons GAGATCGCGTCCTTACTCATTGCGTTTGAGAAACACAAGGAATGGAAGCAGAGAGAAATCAGAATCAG GCCACCCAGTGGCTCCATGCTGTTGTACAGTCGTAACAAGGTCCGTTATCGTAAAGATGGTTACAGCTGGAAAAAGCGGAAAGATGGGAAGACAATACGGGAAGATCACATGAAGCTCAAAGTCCAGGGTGTAGAG TGTATCTACGGCTCATATGTTCACTCAGCAGTCCTGCCCACATTCCACAGACGGTGCTACTGGCTGCTACAG AATCCTGACATTGTCCTTGTGCATTACCTCAATGTGCCATACACAGACAACACCAAGCTGACCATTCCCACCCTGTCATACTACATGGAGAAGAAAGAATGGACCAAAGAGGAGCTTGTTGACCAGCTCAGACCAATGT TTTATACAGGAAGAGAACCCAATCAGGGAAATGAGCAATCG GCAGAGGAGACGATCGCAGTGATTGTGAAGCAGCTACTGGACCACCAGGAAAAACACATGAAatcaaaattacacaaatgtgaCGCATTATGTGATAAAAACTGTTCATTGCGGCGCATAACACCTAAACGAGAAAACAGTCTGACAGGCAGTGTTGTGAACAGTCGACTTGTCTCCATTCTTCATCAAAATCCTCAACACTCGCAGACAGTCAGCTCCGCCCAAGTCTGTCCCAGCACAAACGGAATTGTCATGGCGCCAAGCTCCACCCAACCCGTTGCCACGGTAACAACCCTTAGCGACCAAGTCCCAACTGCTGGAACACCTCTTATTCTGAACCTCTCCAACTTTCAAGGCAGCAATGGCATTATCATTGTGAGTGGTCAGTCAAACACCCCTATCTCTATCATAAACAGTGCGCCTACCCAGGAGCCCCCCATTAACAGCACTGGTCAGCTGCAGGTCAGCGGTCCCATGACCACATCACCTAAACATCCAGCCGATGTCCAGGTGGTCAAAGGACAG GTAGAGACGAGTGGTAATGTCCCCATGCAAATAGGTTCCAGCTCTGATGACCTTGATAGTGTGGGACCTGCTCTGGCTGGAAAGGTCGACCCGGTCAGCCTGTTTGGCACCACAGATTTTGTCTTACCCCAGGGGGTACTTCACACCTCCTTCTCTACAGACTTGTCGGGCACGCAGTCAGACCTGGCTGTCTCAACCGCTGACCACTCGTGTACCTCAGGGATAGCCTCGTCCACTTGTGACGCGTTTAAATCGGAGCTCCCCTTCCCTTCGACCTCTGACCTGAGCCTGGACAACTTTGACCTACTTGACTTTGCTGACATGGACAAGCTGTGTCCTGGCTGGTCAGACACGTGCGCTGATGTGGCCACTGATACCATTCCCCAGTCCTCATTCCCCATGGTAGCTGACGACAAGCCAGCATCCCTACTGGGCTCGGCTACCTGCCTGCCAAACCAGTCTATGGCACAACAACAGGCCTCAGCACAGGTTCATCCTCCCCACCAAAACCATGCATCTCTCCATATCCATGCTCCGTCTCAGCTACAGCTGGAAGAGGCTTCCCATCATCAGCATATCGCCCCTCAGTCATCACTCACTCTGCGCCGCACCCCTCTCCATGACGCACATCTACAAGCCGTACAGCTCAGTGGGCAGTCTAACCTCTTCGCTCAACCACATATCACCCCTGAACAGGCTAATCCTGATCAACAACAGGAGCAGCAGCTGCATACGTCATCCTGTCAGTCACTTCAGCCTCACCCCCACATCCTCCAGGCAGAGCCCACCTCACTCTGCCAGGGGCTGGCCAACGCCCATCAACAACCCAAGGACAATGTGGTTCACTCTGCAGTCAACATCAAAGAAGAAGGGGAAGGCAGTTGTGTGAAGCTgggcaagggagataacttggtAACAATTACTGACTTCTCCCCAGATTGGTCCTATGCTGAAGGGGGCACCAAAGTTCTGGTGACAGGACCCTGGCTGACTGCCTCCAGCAATTACTACTGTCTGTTTGACAACAAATCCATTGCTGCCACACTAGTACAGCCTGGTGTGCTGCGCTGCTTCGCTCCAG CTCATGCTCCTGGTTTGGTGACACTCCGCGTTGCTATGGGCGATGGTGTGATATCAAACTCAGTGGTGTTTGAATACAAAAGATCTGAGAAAAGGGAGTCAACCCCAGCGCATGGGGATTGGTTCTCAATCGATG AGAGCCAGTTACAGTTGATGTTACTAGACCgttttgaacagctggagaaGCGTCTGGGGTCAAGCTGTTCCAGCAAGGAAGCCCCTGGACCTTCTGAG TTACCTGAGAAGCCTACAGACAGCGAAGCTCAGTTAATGCGCTACTGTAACTTCTTGCGTGTGCGACCTTGGTTGACCTCTGACCCCATTCCTAAGCTGGGTATAACAGGTGGAACACTGTTGCACCTAGCGGCCGCCCTGGGGTACCACAAGTTAATTGACCAGCTGATCAAGTGGAG ATCTGAGAGTGGGAGTGCAGTGCTAAGCGCTGAAGTGGATGCTCAAGATCTGGACAATTTCTCTGCAACTCCTCTG ATGTGGGCTTGTGCTCGAGGCCATGTGGACTGTGCCCTTTTCCTGTATCACTGGTCAAGTGAGGCGGTCAAACTGTGTAACAAGGCTGGTCAGTCAGCCTCCGATGTGGCTAGAGAGAACGGTCACCTCCACCTGGCTGACCTCCTGGATTCTCTTGAGCAGGACACCATCATGCAGACAGACTCTGCACA GCTCGGCCTGGACGGCTCACTACCCGGTCTCGCCTCTTTCATCCTGGATTCCCCGCCGAAGGAAGACAGCTGCCCCCTACCCCAGAAGCCTGTGATAGCCCCTCACCCCCAGACTAGCTATGAAGCCAGCCCTGGAACCTCGGCACCACTAACCAGCCTCCACATTGATATTCCTGCACCAGCTCCCTATCACGCACAATCAAAGCTGGTACGCCGGTTCTCAGAACAATCAGGCACCAGCATGTTGAGAAGGCGCCTTAATAAGCGCTTTTCCATGGAGGTGTTCCCAGACTCTACTCTGACAGACTCAGATTTTTGCTCAAATCAAGATATGACCGCTCCCCAATCTTTACGCATTGCTAATTCTGAGCCAGATTTGGGGGCTAATGTTAATGCCCTGTCAGGGGGAGATAATCCTATGATCTCAGAACATTGCCCAGAGGCTACCTCCCCTGATCTGTTTCTTCATACCGACTCTTTATTGGGAATTCATCGACTGGCTGACCCAGATGACACTGTTTTTTCGATGGGAACACGTGGATTTCCTTTACTCACGTCGCAACAGGTGTCATCTGGCAATCAGGTTGTTGCTATGGATACAG ATGAGATTTCATCGGTTCGGAGTGACAGCCCATTCATTGATGTAGAGAAGGTGTCTTCTGATGACGACGAGATTCCTCACTTAGTGGATCAGGCTGCTAACCTCG GAGAAGGCACTTCTGCTGACGGACAGAACCAGATGGTGACATTAGCCAATCAGATCATTGCAGCCATGCCAGAGAGAATCAAATCCTCTCCCAGTTGTTGTGATGAGGGTGTGGTAACAGAGTGTCACCGTGGCCGCAGTGAGTCTCACAGCTCGATCACATCCCAGAGCTCACCCCCTGCCTCTCTGTATGGTGACGACTCTGGAATTTCCACACCCCTGGGGGAGGGGCTCAGCTTTGAGGATTACAG GTACCGTGACATTGACACTCCAGCCTCGTCCCTAAGCCCAGATTCCACCTGCCTGCCCAGCCCCTACAGCCCCTACAACTTCCAGCTGGACTCTCCCCCACCCACCACAGCAGACTTTAATGAGTACTTCAATGCCCCCACCACCTATATGGAGAAGGACTTCTCTCAGCTCACTCTGTCAG ATCATGAACAGAGGAAACTCTATGAGGCAGCCAAGTTGATTCAGAATGCTTTTCGAATATACCGCGacaaacaacagcagcagcagcagcttCAGAAAGAAATTGAGGCAGCCATTTTGATCCAAAGCTACTACAGACGCTACAAACAG TACATCTACTACAAGAAGATGACACAGGCAGCCGTCCTGATCCAGAGTCAGTTCAGGAGTTACTCTGCTCAGAAGCGTTACAAGAAAAGCCGCGACGCTGCCGTGGTTATCCAGAACCAGTACAGGACGTACAAACAGCACGAGCGCTTCAAAAAGAGCCGAAATGCTGCCGTCATTATACAGCAGCGATTCAG GAACCACTACCAGAGGAAACAAAACCAGGAGATGGCATCTAACCTGCTCCAGATGGCTTCTGAGTCCAATGATAA CTCTCCTGTGCGAGATGCAAACACTTCAGCCAGAGACGGCACACCAGCTGCAGACACTGAGAGCAAGAAGACAACGAAAACCAGTGAGGCGGCCAAGAAGAAGACTCCATCTCTGTTACGCTCCAGCAGCACAGGCAAGGCGAAATCCTCCCTAAAGCTGGACCCAGACCTGAAGAGACCAGGGGCAAAACCGGACTCGCAGAAGAGCTCTCTAAGCAAGGGGGATAATGCAGAGCTTTCCAAACCTGTGCGCAGGGCCAGCTCACTGTCTAAGACATGA
- the LOC135465629 gene encoding uncharacterized protein C1orf50 homolog encodes MALANPDDLKATKVNLVEQSDRPGGVMMVNTYATNRASDPMDLVELARTVQKGDEFTRATAGSKLTIIADQIRYLQEQARKVLEEARRDSMLHHAACNIVKKPGQTYYLYERESGQKYFSLLSPQEWGPSCPHDFVAAFRLESDMSWTPVENIERRSEEIAMIDKVLNAQKAIMDVDSVLGLKWSSTDNTILEHTEEKTGS; translated from the exons ATGGCTCTAGCAAACCCAGACGATCTTAAAGCCACAAAAG tgAATTTAGTGGAGCAGAGTGACAGGCCAGGAGGCGTGATGATGGTGAACACATACGCCACTAACAGGGCCTCAGACCCCATGGATTTGGTGGAGCTAGCCAGAACTGTACAGAAG GGGGATGAATTCACACGGGCCACTGCTGGCAGTAAGCTGACAATTATAGCTGATCAGATAAGATATCTTCAGGAACAAGCCAGGAAG GTTCTGGAGGAAGCCAGACGGGACTCTATGCTACACCATGCAGCCTGTAACATCGTGAAGAAACCTGGACAGACCTATTACTTGTACGAGAGAGAGTCGGGGCAAAAGTACTTCTCTCTCCTCTCACCCCAG GAGTGGGGTCCATCGTGCCCGCATGATTTCGTGGCAGCTTTCCGGCTGGAGTCTGACATGTCCTGGACACCGGTGGAAAATATAGAGAGACGCAGTGAGGAAATTGCCATGATAGACAAAGTTCTGAATGCTCAGAAAGCCATTATGGATGTGGACTCTGTACTGGGACTAAAATGGTCATCCACGGACAACACCATATTGGAACACACTGAGGAGAAAACAGGGAGTTGA
- the LOC135465963 gene encoding transcriptional adapter 2-alpha-like — protein sequence MFEEEDDYKTCLGCNTTLSEPYIRCGVCMTPTTLLCLHCFAQGFENDSHYSNHDYEIIKTDFALFEDHWTAAEESDLLKAVSDCGLGNWADIAAQISSKSPEECERHYTHCYINHPATPLPAFPEPEFQPKPLPIVFKLSDDPPRPLESSALCIEMAGYMAARSEFTSEHDNFVELDLRNITLEENEEDILEEQLKLAALQVYQSCLMERHRRKRIVRSYGLINYKKLSVHERRFEKTLRRYMDPLRAVMRLVPPSDFDKYLEGFNYKEELKREVEHLQEFRENGLTQLRHMKVYNHLKLRRELERSKRHMLSDILDHIQDETACQSWLQKQAALSNGVKYFPVTHPSVPRKSAPPLDIVGLPGFEKLNEEEKELCSSVRLVPEAYNEFKSILVAECKKVGSLKLAQARALIKIDVNKTRRLYDFLLSQGVIRKDSI from the coding sequence ATGTTTGAGGAGGAAGATGATTACAAGACTTGCCTGGGTTGTAACACCACATTATCAGAGCCCTACATCAGGTGTGGCGTCTGCATGACTCCGACCACCCTTCtttgtttgcattgttttgcTCAGGGGTTTGAAAATGACAGTCACTACAGCAACCATGATTATGAGATTATTAAGACAGACTTCGCGTTATTTGAGGATCACTGGACAGCAGCAGAGGAGTCTGATCTTCTGAAGGCTGTGTCTGACTGTGGGCTTGGTAACTGGGCCGACATTGCTGCTCAGATCTCATCCAAAAGTCCAGAGGAATGTGAGCGGCACTACACACACTGTTATATCAATCATCCTGCCACCCCGTTACCAGCATTCCCTGAGCCAGAATTTCAGCCCAAACCTCTGCCCATTGTCTTTAAGCTGTCAGATGACCCACCACGACCTCTAGAATCATCAGCGTTGTGCATTGAAATGGCAGGCTATATGGCTGCACGTTCCGAGTTCACCTCAGAACATGACAACTTTGTGGAGCTCGACCTGCGGAACATCACCCTGGAGGAGAACGAAGAGGACATCCTGGAGGAGCAGCTGAAACTGGCCGCGCTACAGGTGTATCAGAGCTGTTTGATGGAGAGGCACAGACGCAAGAGGATTGTGCGCTCCTATGGTCTAATAAACTACAAAAAGCTCTCTGTCCATGAGCGCAGATTTGAGAAAACGTTACGTCGTTACATGGACCCTCTGAGGGCAGTAATGAGGCTGGTGCCACCCTCAGACTTTGATAAGTACTTGGAAGGCTTCAACTACAAGGAGGAACTGAAGCGAGAGGTGGAACATCTGCAAGAGTTCCGGGAAAATGGACTCACACAGCTGAGACATATGAAAGTGTACAATCACCTGAAACTGAGACGAGAATTGGAGCGGTCGAAACGTCACATGCTTAGTGACATTCTTGATCACATCCAGGATGAGACGGCATGCCAATCCTGGCTGCAGAAACAGGCTGCCCTCAGCAATGGCGTCAAGTACTTCCCTGTTACTCATCCGTCAGTGCCAAGGAAATCAGCTCCTCCCCTCGACATTGTCGGACTTCCAGGCTTTGAGAAACTGAATGAGGAAGAGAAAGAACTGTGCTCATCTGTTCGGCTGGTCCCTGAGGCATAtaatgagttcaaatccattctTGTGGCCGAGTGTAAAAAGGTCGGCAGTTTGAAACTTGCACAGGCAAGGGCTCTCATAAAGATCGATGTGAATAAAACCAGAAGGTTGTATGACTTTCTCTTAAGCCAAGGCGTAATAAGGAAAGACTCCATATGA